The Sphingobacterium bambusae genome includes a window with the following:
- a CDS encoding PQQ-dependent sugar dehydrogenase, with amino-acid sequence MAFYISAKKITLSVLFLSAFLLRAQQVEFQMRILKAGLADPWSVAVDGKNQLWITESKNYKVSRVDPQSKAFHTVLDLNSQREFPRNDTIKNAKEPWPQGGLMGLAIHPKFDEGQPYIYLAYVYKFTGNNRFLTRVSRFYYDGDADSLLREKVIDESIPGSNDHNGGRLAIMQDEETAYLFYAVGDMGAGQYANAKEINYAQDSCRKEGKILRYLLDPERLVEGKENWVPKENPFYGSDPSPVYSVGHRNPQGLTWGRSEGFSQLYSCEHGPFSDDEVNIILSGQNYGHPLIVGYADGNYNGLAAGASEELDLPGPWHTSLPTIEDEELSAHDLLGYQNPIYSFSATSNSYLRGKLQKLVLGEREDWKSVAPSSLAFYNSNAIPLWKNSLLITTLKAGAIYRLSLSADGKRVTGNPEKILVNKLRYRDIAISRDGRSIFVLTDRSSVTSGPTEDNPKELQLRGCLLEFRLQQ; translated from the coding sequence ATGGCTTTTTATATCTCTGCAAAGAAAATAACACTTTCAGTTTTGTTTTTGTCAGCCTTTCTTCTACGTGCTCAGCAGGTAGAATTCCAGATGCGTATTCTAAAAGCTGGTCTGGCAGATCCCTGGTCTGTTGCCGTAGACGGAAAAAATCAGCTTTGGATTACCGAAAGTAAGAATTACAAGGTGAGCCGGGTTGATCCCCAAAGCAAGGCGTTCCATACGGTGCTGGATCTTAATTCTCAACGCGAATTTCCGCGAAACGATACCATTAAAAATGCCAAGGAACCTTGGCCACAGGGCGGGCTCATGGGCTTGGCTATACATCCAAAATTTGATGAAGGACAACCCTATATTTACCTCGCATACGTATATAAGTTTACTGGGAATAATCGATTTCTCACTAGGGTTTCCCGATTCTACTACGATGGTGACGCCGATAGTCTGCTTAGGGAAAAAGTGATTGACGAATCGATTCCCGGGAGTAATGACCATAACGGAGGAAGGTTAGCAATTATGCAAGATGAGGAAACTGCTTACTTATTTTACGCAGTCGGGGATATGGGCGCAGGACAGTATGCAAATGCCAAGGAAATCAACTATGCGCAAGATAGCTGTCGAAAGGAGGGTAAGATATTGCGCTATCTGCTCGATCCGGAACGCTTGGTCGAGGGTAAGGAAAATTGGGTACCAAAAGAGAATCCTTTTTATGGATCCGATCCTTCTCCGGTCTATTCGGTTGGCCATCGCAATCCCCAAGGCTTGACATGGGGGCGCAGTGAGGGATTTTCGCAATTGTACTCCTGCGAACATGGCCCTTTTTCCGACGATGAAGTTAATATCATCTTATCCGGCCAAAATTATGGTCATCCGCTTATTGTCGGCTATGCGGATGGAAATTATAATGGCTTGGCTGCGGGGGCATCGGAGGAACTTGATTTGCCAGGACCATGGCATACGTCCCTTCCAACAATCGAAGATGAAGAGCTTTCTGCACATGATTTGTTGGGTTACCAGAATCCCATTTATAGTTTTTCAGCGACTTCAAATAGCTATCTCCGTGGAAAGTTACAAAAGCTGGTGCTGGGCGAACGCGAGGATTGGAAATCTGTTGCACCTAGTAGCTTGGCTTTTTATAATAGCAACGCTATTCCCTTATGGAAAAACAGCCTGTTGATAACGACCTTAAAAGCTGGTGCAATTTATAGGTTGTCTCTGTCTGCTGATGGAAAGAGAGTGACAGGGAATCCAGAGAAAATATTAGTCAATAAACTTCGATACCGGGACATCGCGATTTCCAGGGATGGTCGTAGTATATTCGTACTTACTGACCGATCATCTGTAACATCGGGTCCCACAGAAGATAATCCCAAAGAACTACAGCTGAGAGGTTGTTTACTCGAATTTCGTTTGCAGCAATAG